Genomic segment of Oceanimonas sp. GK1:
CGGCTGAGCCCGGCGCCCACCAGCAGGGCAGCCAGCACCACGCCGAGCAGATTCCAGTGAAAGTGGCTGCCGTCGGCATCGGGAAAAAAGGCAATCAGCAGTTGGGCAATGCCCAGACTGAGCACCGCCAGGGCCAGGGCCGAGCCGATAAATACTCGGTTGAGATGACGGCGATAACGGCGTTTGTCGATGTCTTTGAGTTTCATAACCACCTGAAAGAATTTAAAAAACAGCCGCATTATAGTCGCGGCCGTTCCTTCTTCCCATCCCCGTTCGCTCAGCGCCGCCCTTGCAGGCGATCCAGGCTCCAGCTGCCGCCCCCGGCAAACACCAGGTAAAAGAACACAAAGCAGAACATGATGGCCAGCTCGCCACCGTTGTTCAGCGGCCAGAAGTTCTGGGGATGATGGACGATAAAATAGGCAAAGGCCATCAACCCCGACAGCACAAAGGCCACGGGCCGGGTGAAGAGCCCCACCAGCAGCAGGGCACCGCCAAACAGCTCCAGCACCCCGGCCACGCCAAGCAGCGAGAACAGCTCAAACTCGCCCCGGGCCGGGGCCGGAAAGCCCAGTATTTTCTGCCCGCCATGCTGCATGAACAAAAAGGCCGACACCATTCGCACCAGGCTCAGCACCCGCGGCCGCCAGGCATTCAGAACGTTCTCCATCCGTTTTCTCCTTCATGTGAACCCCAGTTTCAATACAAGTGCCTTTAACAACCGGACGCAAGCCAGAATGCAGCGCCAGGGTCAGGGCCGCCATTCCGGCCGCTGGCCGGTGTCCTGATACAGGGGTTTGTTGAACCTGTCCCGCAGCTCGCTGAAATACCACACCCTGGGCGGCAGGTACCGGGCATGGTCGGGAAAACAGTGGGCAAACTCCTCCCGGCAGGGCCCGGTGAAGTCGGCCCTGACCAGGGACGGATACCGCTCGGTACAGGCGGCCACGATGCGGTCAAAAAAATGGCTGCCCATGAACTTGTCGTAGGTAATACTGTGAAACTCGTTCGACTCCATACGGTTGTAGCCGTTGAGGTGATCGCTGCCAAGCCCCAGATCCCGGCGTCGGCGCATGTCGATGCCCACGCTCAGGTCACGATGCACAATGCGGGGAATGTTGCCGTCCGAGTCAATTTCCAGCAGCACATTCTGGCCATGGGGCTCAAGCAGGTAGCCAAAGTGCCGGAACGCCTGCACCCAGTGGCGGATCACGGGAAACAGGATCTGCTGCAACACGAACGACAGCGGCTCCCGGTCTCCGATCAGCTCAAACAGCAGCGGCGGCATGGCGGGATTGAAAAAATCCTGACCATAGAGCGCAAACCCCGGCAGCAGACTGCGGTTGCCGGCCCTCTCGGGATAGGGGGTCATTTCCCGCACCAGATAACCCCAGTTTTCTCCCCGGCCCTGGCCGCTGCCCAGGTTCCGGTGCACCACCCCCAGCACCTCCCGCAAAAAGGCGAACCGCTCATCCAGTTGCTCAATGCCCAGCTCCAGCTCCCGGGACACGTTCACCGCCTGGGCGATGACCTCGTCCCGCATCTTTCGATCGTAACGGGATACCTGAAAGGGAAAATGCACCTTCAGCGCATGGGGCAGGCCTTCCTCCTGCACATACAGGGTTCTGGAGGACGAACTGGGCACCACCGCCAGGCTTCGGCACCGGGTGCCCATAGCCAGGGTATGGCGGACGTAAGGATCCGCGGACTTTTCTTCCAGCACCTGGGGATGCAGGCAAAAACGGACCCTGTCTCCGGGCAGGTACTGTTGCCGCAACGCCGGCGACGGATTGGCCGTATACAGCTGCACCTGCTCCCGGGGCAGCTCAAACATCGGCAACGCAAAGCCGCGGTGGCCGGCATTGGGGCGATATGGCTCCCGGACCTGGGTATAGGCGGCATGGCGGCTGTAACTGCGGGTGCCTTCGTTGCGATATCGGTCGGCGTAAATGAGAGTCGGTATCATGGGCTGGCTTCAATTGCCTCCGCGAGCTAATGAGCAAAGTATATTCACCGCACTACGCCACCGCCACAGGCCGGCTCTAGCCGTCCCTGCGGCCGCGCAGGCGCCACTGCATTTCGGTTTCAAGCAGGGCAAACAGCGCCATACCCACGGCAACGATGAGCACTCCCTCCGTGAAGGGCACCGGTTTGGTGTCAAACACCGCCTGCAGCGGCGGCAGATAGGTGATGGCGAACTGGGCCAGGATCACCAGGATCACGGTGGCCCACACCACAGGGGTGCCCTTGACCGCCTGCCAGGTGAGGGAAGTGCCGTACATATTGCGAATAAAAAACAGATGAAAAATCTCCATGACCACCAGGGTGTTGAGCGCCATGGTGCGGGCCAGCTCCAGGGAATATTCCCTGGAGCTGGCGTGGGCATAAATGCCAAACACCCCCGCCAGAAACAGCCCCGAGACCAGCACGATGTGCCAGACCAGCTCGCCGCTGAGCAACGGTGCCCCGATCGCCCGGGGCGGCCGGCGCATGGTGTTGGCCTCGGTGGGTTCAAAGGCCAGGGCCAGCCCCAGGGTAATGGCGGTGATCAGGTTGACCCAGAGAATTTGAATGGGGGTGACGGGCAGCGTCATGCCCAGCATCAGGGCCACCACTATGGTCATGGCCTCGCCGGCATTGGTCGGCAGGGTCCAGCTGATGACCTTTTTGATGTTGTCGTACACGGTGCGGCCTTCCCGCACCGCCGCCACTATGGTGGCAAAGTTGTCGTCGGCCAGCACCAGCTCGGCGGCCTCTTTCGCCGCCTCACTGCCCTTCAGCCCCATGGCGATGCCTGCATCGGCCCGTTTGAGCGCGGGCGCGTCGTTCACACCGTCGCCGGTCATGGCCACCGCCATGCCCTGGGCCTGCAGTGCCATCACCAGGCGCAGCTTGTGCTCGGGGCTGGTGCGGGCAAAAATGTCCGTGTCCTGCACGGCGGCGGCCAGGGCGGTGTCGTCCATGGCGTCGAGCTCGGTGCCGGTCAGCACCCGCTGCGGTTGCAGCAGGCCCACCTGCCGGCCGATGGCTATTGCCGTGTCTTTGTGATCGCCGGTGATCATCTTCACTCGAATGCCCGCCTGGTGGCATTCCCGCACCGCATCCACCGCCTCGGCCCGGGGCGGATCCATCAGCCCCACCAGGCCCAGCAGCACCAGATCCTGCTCCACATCGGTGAATTCCAGCACCGTGTGGCCCGGCGTGACCGCGCGCTGGGCCAGCGCCAGCACCCGCTGCCCCCGGGCTGCAATGGCCCCGGCCTGACGGTGCCAGTCATCGGCGTTCACCGGCTCCACGCCCCCCTGCCCGGTGCGCTGGCCGGTGCACATGGTAATAATGCGCTCGGGGGCGCCTTTGACCAGCA
This window contains:
- a CDS encoding DoxX family protein, whose translation is MENVLNAWRPRVLSLVRMVSAFLFMQHGGQKILGFPAPARGEFELFSLLGVAGVLELFGGALLLVGLFTRPVAFVLSGLMAFAYFIVHHPQNFWPLNNGGELAIMFCFVFFYLVFAGGGSWSLDRLQGRR
- a CDS encoding IucA/IucC family protein, yielding MIPTLIYADRYRNEGTRSYSRHAAYTQVREPYRPNAGHRGFALPMFELPREQVQLYTANPSPALRQQYLPGDRVRFCLHPQVLEEKSADPYVRHTLAMGTRCRSLAVVPSSSSRTLYVQEEGLPHALKVHFPFQVSRYDRKMRDEVIAQAVNVSRELELGIEQLDERFAFLREVLGVVHRNLGSGQGRGENWGYLVREMTPYPERAGNRSLLPGFALYGQDFFNPAMPPLLFELIGDREPLSFVLQQILFPVIRHWVQAFRHFGYLLEPHGQNVLLEIDSDGNIPRIVHRDLSVGIDMRRRRDLGLGSDHLNGYNRMESNEFHSITYDKFMGSHFFDRIVAACTERYPSLVRADFTGPCREEFAHCFPDHARYLPPRVWYFSELRDRFNKPLYQDTGQRPEWRP